The stretch of DNA gttgtaCTGTCAGACATTAAATGAGGACACACGATATTGAAACATTTCTGGTGTAAGTTAAcatgaatttcatttatttggttATCAAAGTGAATTATAAAGTGTCCAACTTACTAATTGCTGCCAAAGATCTTTATTCTCCCCTGTAAAGCTAGTTTTCAGTGTAGAAAAATAGCCCTTTGCCTCTAGCTCAACTCTTTCTCCAAGAATTGGGCAGCCCAGTCTAATAACCTCTTGTCAAGCCAAGTCCGTATCTACCACTACACCCTGGTTTTTGTAAAGCTGAGACATTGGAGTGTATGCCTTGGGTGGGCAGGGTTGTAGTATAGTAGGTAAAAGCCACTGCCAGAACTGCTAATCTCCCTTATCAGTagtaaatcctggctgctccacttccaggccagctttaatggcttgggaaaagcgaAGATGGCAAAAGTTGGAGGGCTAGAGGGAGGCCCTGGGTTTTGTGTGCTCTAGCCCTGTTTTCATCAGTTGATAAATGAATTATTCATAcatggaagatctatgtctccCCTAAGTATGTAAATATCTTCAAGTGAAAATGTTCTAGTGTTAGCAAAAAAAGAGGTATAGCTGAGTGGCACTAGGCAAAGTACTTTAGTGGTCCGGATAAGCAACGTTGTTACCAGATTAGATGATCAGTAGGCTAGGCTGTGTCAGAACCAAGCATCCAGCCTAGTCACGAAAGCATGCAACGTTCTGGTCTGTTGTGTAACAGCAGTATTCATCCTGTACATTCAACAGTTTGAAACCAGGCTGGCTTGTCTACAAAACAGCTGTGCACCAAAAGCTGCATCTTTTACTTTGCTGAAATGTCACAGAACTATTGAGACAAACGGGGAAACTTATGTAATCAGGGTTTGCTTGCAATCTTCAGTGTAGGAGTAGGGAATATGGCATCAGCTACCGGAGTTCCTTGAAATGGACCTTTACCTTGAGTCCCAGTGGTTATGCAACACCCCTCCCCATTTTTCCCCGGTAGTCTTCAGTGTGTCTAAACTAGGGGACTACAATGTTTGAGCTAAAAACCAAGCCACTTCTGATGAATTGGTTAAGTAAAGATAGCCTCATTACTGGATACTTTGTAGTTTTTCATATCTGAAAATGATCTCAGTCTTGGAGATTCTTAGAAGTACCAGTTTCAGTCTTGATCATGATCAGCCTCCGAGGCAGTAGGCAGGGGTCTTAGGGTGTGAGTGGTCTAAGGATATTAATGAGTAGGTACACACTCATCTTACCTCCCTTCACTCTACAACCTGAAAGATCTTTGTCCCCTACTGCCCTTCATTTACTGACCTCTCACATTTTATAGTCTTGTATCACCCAATTGGAAACATGAGCTGCAAAGTGCATTTAAGTTATGGCCTGCAACTGTAACTAACTAACCTTAAAGTCAAATGAGAAACCCAAACTCATATTCGTATACTTTGGTTTTATTGTTACTTTATTTTCGTGATTTATCTTCGTGTCTTGATAGCCAAGTAGGACACTAGTAAGGCACCGATGACCAAGGTCCCAGAAAGGCCTGCCACCCACAGAACTTCAGGCTGTACAGCAGCACCTGAAAGATGGAAACAAGTTCATGTACACAAAAAGTTTGTTCCTGAACACTAGAGTTCATCATGCTAGTCACTTTCTTCTGCAGAAGATGCAAGTGGGCATAGCCAATAGGGCTAAGGAAATAGCTACCTGAACCACCCATCAGTCACGAGCTAGGGAAGTGGGAGGATACCTGAGTATTTATGGAGCTTTTCTGAAGCATCTGTAGTAGCTTGAAGTAGAATCATGGGGCCTTGGCTAGAAATGCTAGCAGTACTGTTTTCAAAATAGACTGAGCTTCTTCCTGTTGGAGAAATTGAAgctacttatttgtttgaaaacaagCAGAAGTACGAGTTTTAGTCCAAAGTCAAAGTTCATACATAAACTACTGCTACATGCTTTATGAAAGCTTTATTAGTCTTAATGCTAAGTTACATCATGCATTCCTGGGGCAGTTACCTCAGTTCACTGCAAGTTTAGACATGTTGTATAACAGGTTGTTCTATGGAAGTGTGTCTTAAAATACTGTTTGGAAATACTCAAGGTAAGTATTCTTTGTGACCTgaacaaaaatgttaaaacaacTTTTTATCAGACTTCTATGCATTTGAGAGTGTCAAGATCTTTGAACAGTTTAATATGACCTGATATCTGCCCAAGGAGGAACAATACCCAACTCTAATGATCTGTGATTTTATGTTGTTTTCCAGCTAACTAGCATTTTGTGACTATTAGAAGCTATTTAAAGCTTCAAAGGTCATGCATTCCAGTATTTAGGAGGTTGAGAAAGGAGTAGTTGACCAGGTGGAAATACATATGCTGTTATGGCAAtggctttggccatcttccaaaCAAGCCATGTCAATCATTCTACCTGGAAAACCTTAGGCCATTTTGCCAGGCTGGCCTGTAAGCAGCTATATACATGGAGTTAGCTAGATGGTTGAACTGAACCTCATGTTGTTAGTCATCTGTTTTGATCCTAGTTTTTGTCAGCTCATTTGGAAAGCAAGGACAAAGGTGTCCTGCAACTTAAGAATTCTAGGTCTTTAGGGACTGAAGGCCTAAGTTGCTACTGGTCTCTGCTGTAAGTACTTGTAGCTCAGTAAGATGAGTTTGAAGTCATTGACTAGAGGCTACAGATTTTAGTAGTACTCAAGTCTGTCAGCTGTAGCCTAAGGAGCTTAGATACTTACGGCTGTCAACAGGACAAGTTACCATACATGCTGGTGTCCCAACAGGCTGGCAGACGGACACACTGCAGTGCAGGTAGACCTGGGAATATAAAGAATTAGGATCATGTTGTAAAACCAGCATGTCACAAGTCCCAAGACCTATGTCTCCTCAGAATAGACTGTTCAGTAATTCTTGGTTATCCTAGATGCTGCAACACCTTGGCTAGAGTCTGGGAAGCAGATGTGAATGGTGTCATTAGGATTTATGATCATTCATAGGTCACTTCAGCTAGCCATAAGGGATTGCCTTAGCTCAATAGTGAATGTAGTTCAGACCTCCTATGAGAGACATGGAAGGAAATATCATACCGGTCCCTTTAGAGCTTCCTTTGCCACAGTGGAGTCCACGAAGCTGAAGGTGGAAATGCTGAAGCGTTGGTGATGAGAGGGGAACGGCAGACCCATGGCTTTCTGTACTGGGATCAGTTGGGTCCGGTAGTTGTCTCCAGTGTAGGGACATCTAAGCAAGGAGACTGGACAATCAGGATGGGCTTATAGGACAGTCTGGGCATGGTGAATGGAAGGACTACTTACCCCTTTACCAGTATAGGCCACTGTGGTTGATGCACAGGGTTGATCCTGGGTGTGGCCCAACACTGATGTAGACGTAGCCCCAGGTAGGGGTCTGTTCTGTGAAGGATGGCAACATCCACATAAATAGGCTCCCGAAGTAGCTTCACCACTGGGTAGTCACCAGCCATGTAGTAGGAGCCATAGTCTTTATCTGCAAGTGGCCAGAATAGAGAATTAAACTGAGTTAAGCAGCCAGGGAAAATCAATCTGTCACATCCCTATCTCTGAAAGCACCTTGTTCCTAAGTTAGTCTTCATGACCTTGGAGAGTAGCAAGATTTAGCGGGTAGCCAGACGGCCTTACCTTTGGCTATTTGAAGGACCACTGTGAGGGGACCAGACTGGGTCTCAGGAAGGGGTGGTGGAAGGGTCAACACCTGCATATCTACTGGAAGTTCATTGCTGCTTATGGAGTAGCTGCAACTGACCCGGAGCCTGCAGAAGAACAAGCTATTAGGCTGGCAAAGCTTGGGTTTGTTGGCTGGCCCAAAGGAAGGAATCTGTAGCTCCGTCTTAttttctcacatgggttcagggacaagcatttgggtcattctTTTGCTTTTCAGATGAACCATTAGAGCTGTATCATAGTTGGAGCATCCATAACTTGATCTGGCACTCACTTGGGATGCTGGAGTGGGAAGCactggtttaacctgctgtgcaaCACTGACCCCAGAGCAATATTAAGTATAGTTCCTTCAGAAAGGAATACATTGGGTTCATTGCAGCAGTCTAGtggcttaaatcctcaccttgcatgtgctgcaatctcatatgggcaccagcttgtgtcctggcagccctgcttcccactcagctccctgcttgcagcctgggaaagcaagcaaggatggcccaaagccttgggaccctgcatccatgtaggagacccagaggctcctggctcctgataagctcatctccagccattgtggccacttgggcagtgaaccagcagacctaagttctggctctcctcctgcatttatccaactttccaatagaagtaaatgATCTTAAGGAAATAAAGGAAGACGTTCTGGCCAAATATGATCTGGTTGGTAAGGTTTTACCTGAAGATGCTGTCCCGGGTGATGGAGCCACGGCTCCAAGTTCTCACATCCCTTGTGGCAAGCAGCTCATTTTCGTATGTTGCTTGGCCTCCAGTGATCTGCAAGGGCAGCAAGAAAAAGTTTTGTTCCTGTTGGCCAGGTCCTTTGATGTAGTGCTGAATGCTGCCTCAATGTAGGTTACATTTTATGGACCATGAGCAATGGCTACCAGCATATGTTGAGTAGCCCAGGAAGGTGTCACTTTGCCTCGTTTCAGAATATAAAGTGGCATGGGACTTTATAATTCCCATAGGCATTCCACGAAGTAGAATGtactgatatatttttttaattatttattatttaacttcattaattacattgtattatgtgacacagttacatagatacttgggttctccctccccaaaccctcccaccatggtggattcctccaccttgttgcataaccacagctcaagttcagttgagattcccccattgcaagcgtataccaaacacagagtccagcatcttattgtccagtcaagttcaacggcttcttaggtataccctctctggtctgaagacagagctagcagagtatcatcccagtcaattgaaagctccaacataccatcagcaaaaatttacatcattatggaattaattgacatagtaatgagtaaccaatatgttaaaagtaaatgcgagttcccagccaccttctgtgaccacttcacctacacttcaattttagtttatacacaacatataacattcaaaacataacatgttatacataaccctgaatgcgcccgatctcatctgatcttggaagctaagcagggtcgggcctggttagtacttggatgggagactgaTATTTTGTAGTGTTGTGAAGTGACAGCCCCATGGTGTGAAGGGAACTCTAATGTTCTTTCAGTATCTATGAAGGAGACTTTGGCTTCTCTCAAACTACAGGTTCTTTCACCCTCAAGAAGCCGCAATCAGTTTTACCCACCTGGGGCAGGCATCATTGTGTAACCCCTGCCTGTGACCTTAGCATCCCACAAGCTCCAGTCTGcatgctggctgctctgtttaAGTTCCCTGATAATGGCATGGAAGGCAGGTGCTACAGGAAGACACCTGGAGGCAGCTCCAGGCcagacttcatcctggcccaactgCCATATGGTCAACGGGCTCATGGAAGATGTATTTCTCCAACACATGCTAAGTAAATTTTCACCGTCAAGGTGTTTCAACTCTCCATTATTCACCAAGCCATTTCCACTAGGGTTTCAAAAAACAAAGCCCTAGCCCCCTCCTCTTACCTGGCTTGTGGTGCCACAGGCAGTAAATGGAAATCTGAACAAGACAAACGCAGGTGTTGCTATCACGGGATCACAGCTGCTGTCATTCCCTGAGGCCAGGTGCACTGAATCCAAGCGCAGAGGAGGCGAGGACACATTTCGGGACACAGCAATTGAGAAGTGGCCCTCCTGGGTACAGTGTGAGGTCACTGAAACACCAATACGCTGCATTGAACACCTTAGCTCCCCACTACTGAGCCAGCAGGAACCAAGTGTTGGCTTCATTACTTGACTCTAGTTACTTTCAGCCAACGACCTTGGTCCAAGGCCAGCTGAGGTTCTTGGTAGTTCCTGGGTTTGGTCTGATCTGTCATTTGCTGCGGGATCTTAGTCAAGGTCTTTAGCAGCCTTTAGCTTCCTTTGTAAAACTGACATAGTAGCACTTGACTTAATCTTTAAATTCTGAGGAGCAGAGTTGTATGTATACCTGCTGAATGAGGACTTTTTAAATTCAGGAAGCCTTGGAGCAAGGTTTGGGGTACACAGCTTTAACAAGGTTCTCTAAGTACTCTCAGACTGTCGGCAAGGTAATTCTTTGGAAGAGATTCAGTGAAGTATCTGAACACAAGACTTAAGTGCATTACCATGCACTCAGTGTTTATCTCGTGTATTCTAGAACAGGTGACCGAAGGCTACAGACAGCACTGTACCTTGAATACAAGTGCTTTTGTGACTTGGTTTTTATGGTCAGCCTgaaatgtctgctgtgtgttcaaaCTTTTAGATTTCTCTCAGCTGTTTTCAGACATGGTAATTCACCTGTGTTTCCATAGTAACAGGAATCTCCATCTTCGGAGCTGTAACAGCAACCCAGTTCCTCACAGTCTCTttgggagacaggggaagcagcgCATGGTAACCGGTCCTGCAGAGCGATGGAGTCACACAGTCCCACACCTGGAGCATCGAGGCCTAGATGTGGAAGAGGGAAGAGTAAGTCAAGATGGGTCACAGGAATGTTGGCTTTTACCACCACAAACATTGCTACAGAGTTAGTGTTCAAATCCCTGGAGGTGCAGATGGCTACAGTAAGAAGATCCTTGCATAGGTAAGTCAGCATTGCATCACCTTGCCACGGTCCCCTGGAGTAGATTTTTTTAGAGGAGATTTCTAGTATAATTGGAAAGAGTGAGCTCCTTACTCTTTCATGTTACAGTCTTGTTTTTTGCAGGTCATACTCATTCTGAGAAGTTCAGTTCCCCCTCAGTGTTACAATTGGGATCTGGTTTAGTAGCTGCGATGTGTGGCCTGTGAATGCTCATTTTATTCGAACTGCCCATGCCAACAACACTTAAAATAGCAAAGTAAGTGAGAAGAATTGCCAGTTTTGTTTCAGTTATTTTAGCTGAAAAGTAGGATTGTACAAGACACTTTTTCTGGAACGCAGGCAAGTCTTTAGTGTTCCCAGCTGGGAGGATAGGAAACTTGAGTCCTATCTTAATGCATACATGGCTCATCCCAGGTAGGTTTTCAATTATCCTTACTAGCATCAGCTTCTGCCCTAAAGGCAAGAGGTCTACCATTCCTTGGTGAGGAGCCCTTGGACAGTCTGTGCCAGGGGACAGCTGTAGTACTTAACCACATCATGGTTCGGCCACATAGCACATGAAGGCCTTCCCACAGTACCTTGGCATTGAGTAACTACGCAAGTGGGCATCATCGTGATAACCCATGGAGGAAGATGTTGGGAGCAGAGAACCATTTTGCCCCTGTTACTCAGAGCAGTTAGGGGAGGCCTATGTCCTCCTCTAGGTCAATGACTCCTGACCAGAACCCAAACACTCTCAGCCGGTACCTGGAAGATC from Ochotona princeps isolate mOchPri1 chromosome 10, mOchPri1.hap1, whole genome shotgun sequence encodes:
- the ZP4 gene encoding zona pellucida sperm-binding protein 4 — protein: MRLLCYILLCFLVSLAMNKQPDLEAPGDLGVLHCGPSGFHFTMHFGSQETGSFPALVVWDKEGLLHTLQNDSDCGTWLGEGPDYSMVLEVNYSSCYATNLGFYHVMLVGVEQVNTVGHGLPTKKQLLRCPVDLPGLDAPGVGLCDSIALQDRLPCAASPVSQRDCEELGCCYSSEDGDSCYYGNTVTSHCTQEGHFSIAVSRNVSSPPLRLDSVHLASGNDSSCDPVIATPAFVLFRFPFTACGTTSQITGGQATYENELLATRDVRTWSRGSITRDSIFRLRVSCSYSISSNELPVDMQVLTLPPPLPETQSGPLTVVLQIAKDKDYGSYYMAGDYPVVKLLREPIYVDVAILHRTDPYLGLRLHQCWATPRINPVHQPQWPILVKGCPYTGDNYRTQLIPVQKAMGLPFPSHHQRFSISTFSFVDSTVAKEALKGPVYLHCSVSVCQPVGTPACMVTCPVDSRRSSVYFENSTASISSQGPMILLQATTDASEKLHKYSGAAVQPEVLWVAGLSGTLVIGALLVSYLAIKTRR